One region of Posidoniimonas polymericola genomic DNA includes:
- a CDS encoding endonuclease/exonuclease/phosphatase family protein — protein sequence MRTAPCWTALVVLALLLLPCPASAADTAGADSVRVATYNISFYRRAAGELEEELRGGDSAQAKQIAEVIQRVRPDVILLNEVDYTADGGVVNAFRDLYLSEPQNGQQPIDYPHVFFAPVNTGEPTEFDLDRDGRTGGPADCFGYGRYPGQYGMAVLSRLPIDRQNCRTFQNLLWRDLQGAKLPVDPTTGKPFYTDEEMAQLRLSSKSHWDVPVTLPGGKSLHLICSHPTPPSFDGPEDRNGCRNYDEIRLIADYARAEPPAYLVDDAGRRGGMPGGASFVVLGDLNADPHDAGAEELYAIGQLLEHPRINADHPPTSEGAVASSKAIANLNSEQQGPAEQDTANFSGDHFTNLRVDYVLPSRDLKVVDTGVFWPLPGEPGAAAVKATDHRLVWMDMQP from the coding sequence ATGCGAACCGCCCCCTGCTGGACCGCCCTCGTCGTCCTTGCGCTACTCCTGCTGCCCTGCCCTGCCTCGGCTGCCGACACTGCCGGCGCGGACTCGGTGCGGGTCGCGACCTACAACATCTCGTTCTACCGCCGCGCCGCGGGGGAGCTCGAGGAAGAACTCCGCGGCGGTGACTCGGCGCAGGCCAAGCAGATCGCTGAGGTGATCCAGCGGGTGCGGCCCGACGTGATCCTGCTCAACGAGGTCGACTACACGGCCGACGGCGGCGTGGTCAACGCGTTCCGCGATCTCTACCTTAGCGAGCCGCAGAACGGCCAGCAGCCGATCGACTACCCGCACGTGTTCTTTGCGCCGGTCAACACGGGCGAGCCGACCGAGTTCGATCTCGACCGCGACGGCCGCACCGGCGGGCCGGCCGACTGCTTCGGCTACGGCCGCTACCCAGGCCAATACGGCATGGCGGTGCTGTCGCGGCTGCCCATCGACCGGCAGAACTGCCGCACCTTCCAGAACCTGCTGTGGCGCGACCTGCAAGGCGCCAAGCTGCCCGTCGATCCGACAACCGGCAAGCCCTTCTACACGGACGAGGAAATGGCCCAGCTTCGGCTCTCGTCCAAGAGTCACTGGGACGTGCCGGTCACGCTTCCGGGCGGCAAGTCACTGCACCTGATCTGCTCCCACCCCACGCCGCCGTCGTTCGATGGGCCCGAAGACCGCAACGGCTGCCGCAACTACGACGAGATCCGGCTGATCGCCGATTACGCACGGGCCGAGCCGCCGGCCTACCTGGTCGACGACGCCGGACGCCGCGGGGGAATGCCGGGCGGAGCGTCGTTCGTGGTGCTGGGCGACCTCAACGCCGACCCGCACGACGCCGGGGCCGAGGAACTGTACGCGATCGGCCAGCTGCTCGAGCACCCGCGGATCAACGCCGACCACCCGCCGACGAGCGAGGGCGCGGTAGCCTCGAGCAAGGCGATTGCGAACCTCAACAGTGAACAGCAAGGCCCGGCCGAGCAGGACACGGCCAACTTCAGCGGCGACCACTTCACCAACCTGCGGGTCGACTACGTGCTGCCGTCGCGCGACCTGAAGGTGGTCGACACCGGCGTGTTCTGGCCCCTGCCCGGCGAGCCGGGCGCCGCGGCGGTCAAAGCGACCGACCACCGGCTGGTGTGGATGGATATGCAGCCTTAA